In Paenibacillus sonchi, a single genomic region encodes these proteins:
- the narH gene encoding nitrate reductase subunit beta — MKIKAQVAMVMNLDKCIGCHTCSVTCKTTWTNRKGAEYMWFNNVETKPGIGYPKRWEDQELYKGGWQLRKGKLELKSGNKLSKVALGKIFYNPDMPEMKDYYEPWTYNYEHLTEAGEQKHSPVARAHSAVTGEKMDLEWGPNWEDDLAGAHVTGPLDPNIQKIEEEIKFNFEQSFMMYLPRLCEHCLNPSCVASCPSGAMYKREEDGIVLVDQEACRGWRYCMTGCPYKKVYFNWQTNKAEKCTFCFPRVEAGLPTVCSETCTGRIRYLGVLLYDADKVLDAASTPDVKDLYQAQCDLFMNPHDPEVIAQARKDGISEDWLEAAQNSPVYKLAIEHKLAFPLHPEYRTLPMVWYVPPLSPIMNYFEGKDSLKNPDMIFPAVEEMRTPIQYLANMLTSGDTQTVKEALQRMAMMRSYMRAKSADQPFDLSRLDRVGMTAHQTEEMYRLLAIAKYEDRFVIPTSHKEQTMNPYRAQGSAGYGNRMGDMGSGFGSGCDGCGPASSAGGDTKTAKEMYEENFYGGIWRD; from the coding sequence TTGAAGATTAAAGCACAAGTGGCAATGGTAATGAATCTGGATAAGTGCATAGGCTGTCATACCTGCAGTGTTACCTGCAAAACGACCTGGACGAACCGCAAAGGCGCGGAATACATGTGGTTCAACAACGTAGAAACGAAACCCGGCATCGGATATCCGAAGCGCTGGGAAGACCAGGAGCTTTATAAAGGGGGCTGGCAGCTCCGCAAAGGCAAGCTTGAGCTGAAGTCCGGCAACAAGCTGTCCAAGGTAGCGCTCGGGAAGATTTTTTATAACCCTGACATGCCGGAAATGAAGGATTATTACGAGCCGTGGACTTATAATTATGAGCATTTGACCGAGGCCGGGGAACAAAAACATTCACCGGTGGCCCGTGCGCATTCGGCTGTAACCGGAGAGAAAATGGATCTGGAATGGGGGCCGAACTGGGAGGATGATTTGGCCGGCGCACATGTAACGGGACCCCTTGATCCGAACATCCAGAAGATTGAAGAGGAAATCAAATTCAACTTCGAGCAGTCGTTTATGATGTATCTGCCCCGTCTCTGTGAACATTGCCTGAATCCGAGCTGTGTTGCTTCCTGTCCCTCGGGAGCGATGTACAAGCGGGAGGAGGACGGCATTGTCCTCGTAGACCAGGAGGCTTGCCGGGGCTGGAGATACTGCATGACGGGCTGCCCTTACAAAAAAGTGTACTTCAACTGGCAAACCAACAAAGCGGAAAAATGCACCTTCTGTTTCCCCCGCGTGGAAGCCGGACTGCCAACCGTCTGCTCCGAGACTTGTACAGGACGTATCCGGTATCTGGGTGTGCTGCTGTATGACGCAGACAAGGTGCTTGATGCCGCTTCAACACCGGACGTAAAGGATTTGTATCAAGCACAATGTGATCTGTTTATGAATCCCCATGATCCTGAAGTCATCGCTCAGGCCAGAAAAGACGGCATTTCGGAAGACTGGCTGGAAGCGGCACAGAATTCACCGGTTTATAAGCTTGCGATTGAGCATAAGCTGGCGTTCCCGCTGCACCCGGAATACCGGACGCTGCCGATGGTCTGGTATGTGCCGCCGCTCAGCCCGATTATGAACTATTTTGAAGGCAAGGATTCTTTGAAGAACCCGGACATGATCTTCCCGGCCGTTGAAGAAATGCGGACACCGATTCAGTATTTAGCCAATATGCTGACCTCAGGCGATACGCAGACTGTAAAAGAAGCCCTGCAGCGGATGGCGATGATGCGTTCCTATATGCGGGCGAAATCAGCAGATCAGCCTTTTGATCTTTCCCGTCTTGACCGGGTTGGCATGACGGCACACCAGACTGAGGAGATGTACCGGCTGCTGGCCATTGCCAAATATGAGGACCGTTTTGTGATTCCGACCTCGCATAAGGAACAGACCATGAATCCTTACCGCGCCCAAGGCTCCGCCGGATACGGCAACCGGATGGGGGACATGGGTTCCGGTTTCGGCTCCGGCTGCGATGGCTGCGGACCGGCAAGCTCTGCCGGCGGAGACACGAAGACCGCAAAAGAGATGTACGAAGAGAATTTCTACGGGGGGATCTGGCGTGATTGA
- the narI gene encoding respiratory nitrate reductase subunit gamma, protein MNMFDQFLWVIFPYICLAVFIVGHIYRYRRDQFNWTAKSSEFIEKKQLKYGSILFHLGIIPVIFGHIGGLAVPKSWMEALGVNDHLYHIGAVYIGGIFGMATLAGMLILTSRRFTIKNVRRLSSASDLIVNSLLLFIVFMGMYSTLVTNAVQPEFDYRETISIWFRGLFMFSPDPSLMKEVPVSFKIHVLSGFAIFAFWPFTRLVHVWSVPLNYVGRSYILYRRHKSN, encoded by the coding sequence ATGAATATGTTCGATCAATTTTTATGGGTCATATTCCCATACATCTGCCTCGCCGTTTTTATCGTCGGGCATATTTACCGCTACCGGAGGGATCAGTTCAACTGGACGGCCAAATCCAGCGAATTCATTGAGAAAAAGCAGCTGAAATATGGGAGTATTCTCTTTCACCTCGGGATTATTCCGGTCATCTTCGGACATATCGGCGGTCTGGCGGTCCCGAAGTCATGGATGGAGGCATTGGGTGTTAACGATCATTTGTACCATATCGGTGCTGTATATATCGGGGGGATATTCGGAATGGCTACACTGGCCGGGATGCTGATTCTCACCTCGCGGCGGTTTACAATAAAGAACGTCCGCCGTCTCAGCAGCGCCTCCGATCTGATTGTCAATTCTCTGCTTTTGTTCATCGTGTTTATGGGCATGTACTCCACCCTGGTCACAAATGCAGTACAGCCCGAATTTGATTACCGGGAGACGATCTCGATATGGTTCCGCGGCTTGTTTATGTTCAGTCCCGATCCGTCTCTCATGAAAGAGGTGCCGGTTTCCTTTAAAATCCATGTCCTGTCCGGCTTTGCCATCTTTGCGTTTTGGCCGTTCACCCGGCTAGTTCATGTATGGAGTGTTCCGTTGAATTATGTAGGCAGAAGTTATATTCTATACAGAAGACATAAATCGAATTAA
- a CDS encoding sensor histidine kinase: MDSLNTLMLKLFENSTEAIFFFDSEGRTLAMNPAAAHIVDTDFLKQLEQGNSLALCSTCRGYTSDMELRTCLDCFFHVPESEDFTSYQVYLETKNKGLIPFAASFHTIDSENGIRVLMLRDLTRQFKTQEKFYQNKMMKHVIEAQENERKRISRELHDSVAQELMSAVVDLRVLKYMTGDEQLLKKVKQTEVSMTRLLSDIRNLSVELRPAALDDFGLEAAFRSHFKRMEQIYGLMIEFESDLSEKRYGSEIETVVYRVCQEALLNALKYAQVDLVHVKLTERDRLLKLTIEDEGVGFNLGDEPDGTGLGLYGMQERAELVGGTFSVESGIGLGTRIIIQVPVADGNGKE; encoded by the coding sequence ATGGATTCATTAAATACGCTGATGCTGAAGCTGTTTGAGAACAGCACGGAGGCTATTTTCTTTTTTGACAGTGAAGGAAGGACGCTGGCGATGAATCCGGCAGCCGCCCATATTGTCGACACCGACTTTCTGAAGCAGCTGGAGCAAGGGAATTCCCTTGCCCTTTGCAGCACATGCAGAGGGTATACCAGCGACATGGAGCTGCGCACCTGTCTCGATTGCTTTTTTCATGTGCCGGAATCTGAAGACTTTACCTCCTATCAGGTATATCTTGAGACCAAAAACAAAGGGTTGATCCCTTTTGCCGCCAGCTTTCATACGATCGATTCAGAGAATGGAATACGGGTACTCATGCTGCGGGATTTAACGAGACAGTTTAAGACGCAGGAGAAATTTTATCAGAATAAAATGATGAAGCATGTCATCGAGGCCCAGGAGAACGAACGGAAACGGATTTCCCGGGAGCTGCATGACAGTGTTGCCCAAGAGCTTATGAGCGCTGTGGTCGATCTGCGGGTGCTTAAATATATGACCGGAGATGAACAGCTGCTCAAAAAGGTGAAGCAAACTGAAGTCTCTATGACACGGCTCTTAAGTGACATCCGCAACCTCTCTGTGGAGCTTCGGCCGGCCGCTCTTGACGATTTCGGCCTGGAGGCTGCATTCCGGTCGCACTTTAAGCGGATGGAGCAAATCTACGGGCTCATGATAGAATTTGAATCCGATCTGTCAGAGAAACGTTACGGCAGTGAGATTGAAACGGTGGTCTACCGGGTCTGCCAGGAAGCCTTACTCAATGCTTTGAAATATGCGCAGGTAGACTTGGTTCATGTAAAGCTTACCGAGCGGGACCGGCTGTTGAAGCTCACTATTGAAGATGAGGGCGTCGGTTTCAACCTGGGCGATGAGCCGGACGGTACCGGACTGGGCTTATACGGCATGCAGGAGCGTGCAGAATTAGTAGGAGGCACCTTCAGTGTAGAGTCAGGCATTGGCCTGGGAACCCGAATCATCATTCAAGTTCCTGTTGCAGATGGAAATGGAAAGGAATGA
- a CDS encoding response regulator transcription factor, protein MKIVIADDHAMVRSGFSMILNFQDDIEVIGAAADGIEAYAMVAKRRPDILIMDLSMPPGESGLIATGKIKEDYPDTKILILTMHDDEEYLFHVLKNGASGYVLKSAPDEELLLAIRTIYEGGTYIHPKMATSLVREFIKKDKTASTEDLFELLSKRELEILPLIAKGYGNKEIAERLFISVKTVEAHKSKIMEKLNLKSRPELVEYALKKKLLDF, encoded by the coding sequence ATGAAGATCGTCATCGCAGATGACCACGCCATGGTGCGCAGCGGTTTTTCCATGATCCTGAATTTTCAGGACGACATTGAGGTTATCGGGGCGGCGGCAGACGGTATAGAAGCCTATGCCATGGTAGCGAAACGGAGACCGGATATTCTGATCATGGATCTAAGCATGCCGCCCGGAGAAAGCGGACTGATCGCCACAGGTAAAATCAAAGAAGATTATCCCGATACCAAAATATTGATCCTGACCATGCATGATGATGAAGAATATTTGTTTCATGTCCTGAAGAACGGAGCGTCCGGATATGTGCTGAAAAGCGCACCGGATGAGGAACTGCTGCTTGCCATCCGCACCATCTATGAGGGAGGCACCTATATTCATCCCAAGATGGCAACCTCTCTGGTGCGTGAATTTATCAAAAAAGACAAAACGGCCTCTACAGAAGATTTGTTTGAGCTGCTCTCTAAGCGGGAGCTGGAAATCCTGCCGCTAATCGCTAAGGGATACGGCAACAAGGAAATTGCGGAGAGGCTGTTCATCTCCGTGAAGACGGTGGAAGCCCATAAATCCAAAATCATGGAGAAATTAAACCTGAAAAGCCGGCCGGAACTGGTCGAATATGCCTTGAAAAAAAAGCTGCTGGATTTCTAG
- a CDS encoding hemerythrin domain-containing protein, with the protein MPDPSGLRFVSPAMRILENEHRYLSFLMGEWHAIVLSFEQDDPLSLEESRRRVKELRRLILDFKVPLAKHTLKEEAHFFPLLGTYIGFEQGPLVGIQQEHTEIDGYLGHFLYHTEGDIDLLPLSKIASAVRDAGEAFEVLTVHFVKEETVIFPMAEGQLSEPDTRRLYSRMNTLITQ; encoded by the coding sequence ATGCCGGATCCTTCCGGGCTGCGTTTTGTTTCACCGGCCATGCGCATTCTTGAGAACGAGCATCGCTATTTGTCATTCCTGATGGGAGAGTGGCATGCCATTGTTCTTTCCTTCGAACAGGATGATCCGCTAAGTTTGGAGGAAAGCCGGCGGAGGGTCAAGGAATTGCGCAGGCTTATTCTTGATTTCAAAGTTCCGCTGGCCAAACATACGCTCAAAGAGGAAGCACACTTTTTCCCGCTGCTGGGCACCTATATCGGCTTTGAACAAGGGCCGCTGGTCGGAATCCAGCAGGAACATACCGAGATTGACGGGTACCTCGGACATTTTCTTTATCATACGGAAGGTGATATTGATCTTTTGCCACTATCAAAGATTGCTTCCGCAGTAAGAGATGCAGGAGAGGCTTTCGAAGTATTAACCGTGCATTTTGTAAAAGAAGAAACGGTCATCTTTCCAATGGCGGAAGGCCAGCTGAGCGAACCGGATACCAGGCGGCTGTATTCCAGAATGAATACCCTTATTACTCAATAA
- the narJ gene encoding nitrate reductase molybdenum cofactor assembly chaperone: MIDLSKLHNFKQSFGYFALQLMYPEKLDFHPAFLEEAFEAGHPAYPHVHAYWSLMQTFSLDEIQENYAATFDFQRDCALYMTYFKFEDAKERGQILAKLKILYEMYGLEMPEGELPDYLPLMCEFLYAAEWLNDPAAPENFRMLTAIFEDGTYHLLQALGKHESPYFHLIKGLRETLKACIEQEALSQ, translated from the coding sequence GTGATTGATCTAAGCAAGCTCCATAATTTCAAGCAATCCTTCGGATATTTTGCCCTGCAGCTGATGTATCCGGAAAAGCTGGATTTTCATCCGGCCTTTCTGGAAGAGGCATTTGAAGCCGGACATCCGGCTTACCCTCATGTGCATGCTTATTGGTCGCTCATGCAGACCTTCAGCTTGGATGAGATTCAGGAGAACTATGCCGCAACCTTTGATTTTCAGCGGGACTGCGCCCTTTATATGACCTATTTTAAGTTTGAGGATGCCAAAGAGCGCGGACAAATCCTGGCCAAACTGAAAATACTGTATGAAATGTACGGTCTTGAAATGCCTGAAGGTGAGCTGCCGGATTACCTGCCGCTTATGTGTGAATTCCTGTATGCTGCGGAGTGGCTGAACGACCCGGCTGCGCCGGAGAATTTCCGGATGCTGACAGCCATTTTTGAAGACGGCACGTATCATTTGCTTCAGGCGCTGGGCAAACACGAAAGTCCGTATTTCCATCTGATAAAAGGACTGCGGGAAACACTCAAAGCTTGCATCGAACAGGAGGCTCTCAGTCAATGA
- a CDS encoding GAF domain-containing protein — MKNQVDYQRELDQIRQALGYDFMSLALADPAEYDYVIRWKYASGNSNSRYKRIVLQSGRGIAGIVFKTGKPFLLYSVQEQVKQDMLFSYPIVNSEKLKSIGAVPLWNDARVAGVLLGGFRGDRQVNETMLRELQNTARRGIGDLNGKELLLS, encoded by the coding sequence ATGAAAAACCAGGTCGATTACCAGCGGGAGCTTGACCAGATCCGGCAAGCCCTTGGATATGATTTCATGTCATTGGCACTAGCGGACCCTGCGGAATATGACTATGTGATCCGATGGAAATACGCCTCCGGCAACTCGAATTCACGGTATAAGCGGATTGTGCTGCAGTCCGGAAGAGGCATAGCGGGGATCGTATTCAAAACCGGAAAGCCGTTTTTACTCTACTCTGTGCAAGAACAGGTAAAGCAGGATATGCTGTTTAGTTATCCGATTGTCAATTCAGAGAAGCTAAAGAGCATCGGGGCTGTGCCGCTGTGGAATGACGCCCGCGTGGCAGGGGTCCTTCTCGGCGGATTTAGAGGTGACCGGCAGGTGAATGAAACGATGCTGCGCGAGCTGCAAAATACGGCACGCCGGGGCATCGGAGACTTGAACGGGAAGGAACTGTTGCTGAGTTGA
- a CDS encoding MFS transporter: MIKKVQLPLQTLNLIVGFMVWVIISSLMPFISEDIPIPSGKLAMVTAIPVVLGSILRIPIGYYANIFGARIIFLVSFVLLLFPVFYISEASTYTDLIIGGLFLGIGGAVFSVGVTSLPKYFPKEKHGFVNGIYGVGNLGTALTTFTAPIIAARFGWATAVKLYLILLLVFIVLNFFFGDRHEPKVKTPIIEQIKGVAKNEKLWLFSLFYFITFGSFVAFTIYLPNFLVSNFGLEKVDAGMRTAGFIAVATFFRPVGGWLADKFQPLILLIGTFSIYTVAAILLAFLPSIGLYTVGCLAIAVSAGIGNGVIFKLVPFYFNKQAGIANGIVSMMGGLGGFFPPIMLSIIFSITGQYSIGFMLLSQVALASLVLVVWLLYHDRLALTSEVFNSTAQGILVTDAAGVIKSVNPAFTRLTGFTEAEVLGKQPNVLKSGRQSQDFYRSMWSEIRAKGVWQGEIWNRRKNGEEYLQLLNISAVKDETGVDIRYVGTFSDITRK, translated from the coding sequence ATGATTAAAAAAGTGCAATTGCCGTTACAAACATTAAACTTGATTGTTGGCTTCATGGTATGGGTAATTATCTCCTCTCTGATGCCTTTTATTTCCGAGGATATTCCAATTCCGTCAGGAAAACTGGCAATGGTTACGGCGATTCCCGTAGTGCTGGGTTCCATACTCCGAATCCCCATTGGCTATTATGCGAATATTTTCGGGGCGCGTATCATCTTTCTCGTCAGCTTCGTGCTGCTGCTGTTTCCGGTTTTCTATATTAGCGAAGCGTCCACGTATACAGACTTGATCATCGGCGGCTTGTTTCTTGGGATTGGCGGAGCTGTTTTTTCAGTAGGGGTTACCTCGCTGCCCAAGTATTTTCCGAAAGAAAAGCATGGGTTCGTTAACGGGATTTATGGCGTCGGTAATCTCGGCACAGCCCTCACGACATTTACGGCCCCGATCATTGCTGCGCGTTTCGGCTGGGCAACAGCGGTGAAGCTGTACCTGATTCTTCTTCTGGTATTTATTGTCCTGAATTTCTTTTTCGGAGACCGTCATGAACCAAAGGTGAAAACACCGATTATAGAACAAATCAAGGGTGTTGCTAAAAATGAGAAGCTATGGCTGTTCTCACTTTTCTATTTTATTACATTTGGATCGTTCGTCGCATTCACAATTTATTTGCCAAACTTCCTCGTTTCTAATTTCGGACTGGAGAAGGTGGATGCAGGGATGCGCACAGCCGGTTTTATTGCCGTTGCCACGTTTTTCCGGCCCGTCGGCGGCTGGCTCGCAGACAAATTCCAGCCTCTGATTCTGCTGATCGGAACATTCAGCATCTATACGGTTGCTGCAATACTCCTGGCTTTCCTGCCCTCCATTGGCCTTTACACGGTGGGGTGCCTCGCCATTGCCGTCAGTGCCGGAATAGGGAATGGCGTGATTTTTAAATTAGTTCCGTTCTATTTCAACAAGCAGGCGGGGATTGCCAACGGAATTGTCTCCATGATGGGCGGACTTGGCGGCTTCTTCCCGCCGATCATGCTCTCGATTATTTTTTCCATCACAGGCCAATATTCGATCGGGTTCATGCTGCTTTCGCAAGTGGCCCTTGCCAGCCTTGTTCTTGTGGTATGGCTCTTGTATCATGACCGTCTGGCGCTTACTTCTGAGGTGTTCAACTCCACAGCCCAGGGGATTCTGGTAACGGATGCGGCAGGTGTCATTAAGAGTGTCAATCCTGCATTTACGAGGCTTACAGGCTTCACTGAAGCAGAAGTGCTCGGCAAACAGCCAAACGTACTGAAGTCAGGCAGACAATCCCAGGATTTCTACCGCAGCATGTGGAGCGAGATCCGGGCAAAGGGTGTGTGGCAGGGAGAGATCTGGAACAGAAGGAAGAATGGTGAAGAGTATCTGCAGCTTCTGAATATCAGTGCCGTCAAGGATGAGACAGGGGTAGACATCCGTTATGTCGGTACATTCAGCGATATTACGCGGAAGTAG
- a CDS encoding nitrate reductase subunit alpha produces MKKKYGLNFFKPVESYSGNWSILEEKNRDWEDMYRQRWSHDKVVRTTHGVNCTGSCSWKVFVKNGIITWENQQIDYPSCGPDMPEFEPRGCPRGATFSWYEYSPLRVKYPYMRGKLWRLWKAALLEHDNPVDAWASIVEDPAKAGSYKKARGKGGHIRVAWEDALRLISAQLIYTIRKYGPDRIAGFTPIPAMSMVSYASGARFISLLGGQMLSFYDWYADLPPASPQIWGEQTDVPESSDWYNAGYLMMWGSNVPLTRTPDAHFMTEVRYKGTKVVSVAPDLAENVKFADNWLAPNPGTDAALAQAMTHVILKEFYNEREEPMFINYAKQFTDMPFIILLDPHESSLKGGRFLRASDLGEASPHADWKPVIYDTVSGELMVPNGTMGQRWETDKKWNLILEQEDGTKIDPALSVEGLGGQWEEIVFPYFDQAGNGTFKRIIPAMKIRLADGTERYAATVYDLMLSQYGIARTESPWNAKGYDDSSSHYTPAWQEKITSVKSSVVVQIAREFAQNSLDTGGRSMIIMGAGINHWFNSDTIYRSILNLVVLTASQGVNGGGWAHYVGQEKCRPIEGWSTIAFAKDWQGPARQQNATSFFYFATEQWRYEESGTDSLKSPTAGEVAYQHPADYNVLAARLGWLPSFPQFNKNSLLFAEEAAQQGKKSNADIIAHSLEEIKSRKTRFAVEDPGAPENFPRSLFIWRSNLISSSAKGQEYFMKHLLGASDGLLAQPNEEQKPEEIVWREDVEGKLDLMVALDFRMTTTPLYADIVLPAATWYEKTDLSSTDMHPFVHPFNPAVNPLWESRSDWDIYRQLSEVFSEMAKSELPGVYKDLVASPLAHDSISEISQPMGLVKDWAKGEVEAVPGKTMPNLSIVERDYTKIHDKYISLGPNLVVGKAGAHGISFSVAEEYEELKRLNGVFYDESIKNGLPKIQTARQVADTILHLSSATNGRVSQKAYEQAEKDSGVVLRDISADRAAEKITFQSITAQPREVIPTPVFSGSNKQGRRYSPFTTNIERLVPFRTLTGRQHFYIDHEIFQQFGEALPVYKPTLPPMVFGPRDREVKGGQDALVLRYLTPHGKWNIHSTYQDNQHMLTLFRGGPTVWINNEDAEQHGISDNDWLEVYNRNGVVTARAVVSHRMPRGTMFMYHAQDKHIQVPGSEITDTRGGSHNAPTRIHLKPTQMVGGYAQLSYGFNYYGPIGNQRDVYVAVRLKKEVNWLED; encoded by the coding sequence ATGAAGAAAAAATACGGTCTCAACTTTTTTAAACCGGTCGAAAGTTATTCCGGGAACTGGTCCATTCTGGAGGAAAAAAACAGGGATTGGGAGGATATGTACCGCCAGCGCTGGTCCCATGATAAGGTAGTCCGCACTACACACGGGGTCAACTGTACAGGCTCCTGCAGCTGGAAGGTTTTTGTGAAGAACGGGATCATCACCTGGGAGAACCAGCAGATTGACTATCCGTCCTGCGGGCCCGATATGCCGGAGTTTGAACCCAGGGGCTGTCCCAGAGGGGCGACCTTTTCCTGGTACGAATACAGCCCGCTCCGGGTGAAATATCCCTATATGAGAGGGAAGCTGTGGCGGCTGTGGAAGGCCGCATTACTTGAGCATGACAATCCTGTGGATGCATGGGCAAGCATCGTGGAAGACCCTGCGAAAGCCGGTTCCTACAAAAAAGCCCGCGGCAAAGGCGGCCATATCCGTGTTGCCTGGGAGGATGCGCTCCGTCTTATATCGGCCCAGCTGATCTATACGATCCGCAAATACGGGCCGGACCGGATTGCGGGCTTCACTCCGATTCCGGCCATGTCCATGGTCAGCTATGCTTCAGGTGCGCGGTTCATCTCGCTGCTAGGCGGGCAGATGCTCAGCTTCTACGACTGGTATGCGGATCTGCCTCCGGCTTCACCGCAGATTTGGGGCGAGCAGACGGATGTTCCTGAATCCTCCGACTGGTATAATGCCGGCTATCTGATGATGTGGGGCTCCAATGTGCCGCTTACCCGGACACCGGATGCCCACTTTATGACCGAAGTGCGCTATAAAGGAACCAAAGTGGTGTCGGTGGCGCCGGATTTGGCCGAAAATGTCAAATTCGCTGACAACTGGCTCGCCCCGAATCCCGGAACGGATGCCGCCTTGGCGCAAGCGATGACACATGTAATTCTGAAGGAGTTCTACAATGAACGTGAAGAACCCATGTTCATTAATTATGCCAAGCAGTTTACGGACATGCCGTTTATCATCCTGCTGGACCCGCATGAGTCCAGCCTAAAGGGCGGCCGGTTCCTGCGGGCAAGCGATCTTGGCGAAGCCTCTCCGCATGCGGACTGGAAACCGGTGATTTATGACACAGTATCCGGCGAGCTGATGGTGCCTAACGGAACGATGGGGCAGCGCTGGGAAACGGACAAGAAATGGAACCTTATTCTCGAACAGGAAGACGGGACGAAGATTGATCCGGCACTTTCTGTAGAAGGCCTTGGCGGGCAGTGGGAAGAAATCGTCTTCCCTTATTTTGATCAGGCGGGGAACGGAACGTTCAAGCGTATCATCCCGGCGATGAAAATTCGGCTGGCCGACGGTACGGAACGATACGCCGCAACGGTGTATGACTTGATGCTGAGCCAATACGGCATTGCCAGAACGGAAAGTCCCTGGAATGCCAAGGGTTACGACGACAGCAGCTCCCATTATACCCCCGCCTGGCAGGAAAAGATTACAAGTGTGAAATCCAGCGTAGTGGTCCAGATTGCCCGTGAATTCGCCCAGAATTCCCTCGATACCGGCGGACGCTCCATGATTATTATGGGTGCTGGAATTAATCACTGGTTCAATAGCGATACCATCTACCGCTCGATCCTGAACCTTGTTGTTCTGACGGCATCCCAAGGGGTGAACGGGGGCGGCTGGGCGCATTATGTCGGGCAAGAGAAATGCCGCCCTATTGAAGGCTGGTCTACCATCGCATTTGCTAAGGACTGGCAAGGGCCGGCACGGCAGCAGAATGCCACGTCATTCTTCTATTTCGCAACGGAACAGTGGCGCTATGAGGAGAGCGGTACCGATTCGCTGAAGTCGCCGACAGCAGGAGAGGTAGCTTACCAGCACCCGGCTGACTACAATGTGCTTGCTGCAAGGCTGGGCTGGCTGCCTTCCTTCCCGCAGTTCAACAAGAACAGTCTCCTGTTCGCCGAAGAAGCTGCACAGCAGGGCAAGAAGTCGAATGCAGACATCATTGCCCATTCGCTGGAGGAGATCAAATCACGAAAGACGCGTTTTGCGGTGGAAGACCCCGGAGCACCCGAGAACTTTCCGCGTTCGTTGTTTATTTGGCGCTCCAATCTGATTTCCAGCTCCGCCAAAGGACAGGAGTATTTCATGAAGCATTTGCTGGGCGCATCCGACGGGCTGCTTGCCCAGCCGAATGAAGAGCAGAAGCCCGAAGAAATCGTCTGGCGGGAGGATGTGGAAGGCAAGCTCGATCTCATGGTTGCGCTGGATTTCCGGATGACAACTACTCCGCTGTATGCGGACATCGTACTCCCGGCTGCGACCTGGTATGAAAAGACGGATTTGTCCTCCACAGATATGCATCCGTTTGTGCATCCGTTTAATCCTGCGGTGAATCCGCTGTGGGAATCCCGTTCAGATTGGGATATCTACCGCCAGCTGTCGGAGGTTTTCTCGGAAATGGCGAAATCAGAGCTGCCGGGAGTCTACAAGGATCTTGTCGCATCCCCGCTTGCACATGATTCGATCAGTGAGATCTCCCAGCCGATGGGGCTGGTCAAAGATTGGGCCAAAGGGGAAGTGGAAGCTGTTCCCGGCAAAACGATGCCGAATCTAAGCATTGTTGAGCGGGATTACACCAAGATCCACGATAAATACATCTCCCTTGGACCCAATCTGGTCGTTGGCAAAGCAGGCGCTCATGGCATCAGCTTCTCCGTGGCTGAAGAATACGAGGAGCTTAAGCGGCTCAACGGGGTCTTTTATGATGAATCCATCAAAAACGGGCTTCCCAAAATCCAAACCGCCCGCCAGGTGGCTGATACCATACTTCATCTGTCATCAGCAACCAACGGCCGTGTGTCACAGAAAGCTTACGAGCAGGCAGAGAAGGATTCCGGCGTTGTGCTGAGGGATATCTCGGCGGACCGGGCAGCAGAGAAAATCACGTTCCAGAGCATCACGGCACAGCCCCGGGAAGTGATTCCGACTCCGGTGTTCAGCGGTTCCAATAAACAAGGCCGCCGTTATTCACCGTTTACCACCAATATTGAACGGCTGGTTCCGTTCCGTACCCTGACAGGAAGGCAGCATTTCTACATTGACCACGAGATCTTCCAGCAGTTTGGCGAGGCGCTGCCGGTCTATAAGCCTACCTTGCCGCCTATGGTTTTCGGTCCGCGCGACAGGGAAGTGAAAGGCGGTCAGGATGCGCTTGTGCTGCGGTATTTAACGCCGCATGGCAAGTGGAATATCCACTCGACCTACCAGGATAACCAGCATATGCTGACCTTGTTCCGCGGCGGCCCAACCGTGTGGATCAACAACGAGGACGCGGAGCAGCACGGCATCTCAGATAACGACTGGCTGGAGGTCTATAACCGCAACGGCGTGGTTACGGCCCGCGCTGTCGTCAGCCACCGGATGCCAAGAGGCACTATGTTCATGTACCATGCGCAAGACAAGCATATCCAAGTGCCTGGCTCCGAGATTACAGATACCCGCGGAGGCAGTCATAATGCACCTACCCGGATTCATCTGAAGCCTACCCAGATGGTCGGCGGTTACGCACAGCTCAGCTATGGTTTCAACTACTACGGTCCTATCGGCAACCAGCGTGATGTTTACGTAGCCGTGCGATTAAAGAAGGAGGTCAACTGGCTTGAAGATTAA